In Tachysurus vachellii isolate PV-2020 chromosome 1, HZAU_Pvac_v1, whole genome shotgun sequence, a genomic segment contains:
- the zbtb37 gene encoding zinc finger and BTB domain-containing protein 37 produces MERAGSIQLDIPDFSNSVLSHLNQLRMQGRLCDIVVNVQGQSFRAHKVVLAASSPYFRDHMALSEMSTVSLSVIRNPSVFEQLLSFCYTGRLCLQLADIISYLTAASFLQMQHIIDRCTQILEGIHFKISLADVEEELRGRRSTGRTIEAERGGSRSLSPRHGGSRVLATHGVATGVMEVSEIREVSPPGESMSPQIVEHSGLGPEAVGAVNEPILRINRAGQWYVEAGPDIDRSRDETMHVVEGLRIKTERMEEWMGAETQASAEEGSGTEEGPTVMIDTSGRSTLVQEGFITGASRAKSSQPSSSFSESERFSPTGSVVVMAERQRAKSESPGRVDDQRHPTSQAEETAVFDVGGYEEYLREQVGDRWFRYNPRLTCIYCCKSFNQKGSLDRHMRLHMGITPFVCRMCGKKYTRKDQLEYHIRKHTGNKPFHCHVCGKSFPFQAILNQHFRKNHPGCTPHEGSHSASPETTTTNNNNVNNTNANAATPRRTQHDDDDESEGNGTGARGGASSFGEGIQPSVSTTGPD; encoded by the exons ATGGAGCGAGCAGGAAGCATTCAGCTGGACATCCCTGACTTCAGCAACTCTGTCTTGTCCCACTTGAACCAGCTGCGTATGCAGGGCCGGCTATGTGACATCGTCGTGAACGTACAGGGCCAGAGTTTTCGTGCCCACAAAGTGGTCCTTGCTGCCAGTTCACCCTATTTCCGGGACCACATGGCACTGAGTGAGATGAGCACTGTGTCCCTGTCAGTGATCCGCAACCCGTCTGTGTTTGAGCAGCTCCTCTCCTTCTGCTACACGGGCCGTCTGTGCTTGCAGTTGGCCGATATCATCAGCTACCTGACAGCAGCCAGCTTCCTGCAGATGCAGCACATCATTGACCGCTGCACACAAATATTGGAGGGCATCCACTTCAAGATCAGCCTTGCTGATGTGGAGGAAGAACTGCGTGGCCGCCGGAGCACAGGACGAACCATTGAGGCTGAGAGAGGTGGCTCACGTTCACTCAGCCCCAGACATGGTGGTTCAAGAGTTTTGGCTACACATGGAGTTGCTACCGGGGTCATGGAAGTGAGTGAGATCAGAGAGGTTAGTCCACCTGGAGAATCCATGAGTCCACAGATTGTTGAGCACAGCGGGCTCGGGCCTGAAGCTGTGGGTGCAGTGAATGAGCCCATACTGCGCATTAATCGGGCAGGGCAATGGTATGTTGAGGCTGGGCCTGACATCGATAGGAGCAGGGATGAGACCATGCATGTTGTGGAAGGTCTACGCATCAAGACCGAACGCATGGAGGAGTGGATGGGGGCAGAGACTCAAGCCTCAGCTGAGGAAGGGAGCGGGACAGAGGAGGGGCCTACAGTGATGATTGACACCTCAGGACGCAGCACACTGGTGCAGGAGGGATTCATTACTGGTGCATCCAGAGCCAAAAGCTCTCAGCCATCCAGCAGCTTCAGCGAGtctgaaag GTTTAGCCCAACTGGCAGTGTGGTGGTCATGGCTGAAAGACAGAGGGCCAAAAGCGAGTCTCCGGGAAGAGTGGATGATCAGAGGCATCCTACCTCTCAG GCAGAGGAAACAGCTGTGTTTGATGTGGGAGGGTACGAGGAGTATCTGCGTGAGCAGGTGGGTGATCGCTGGTTCCGCTACAATCCACGCCTCACCTGTATCTACTGCTGCAAATCCTTTAACCAGAAGGGCAGCCTCGATCGTCACATGCGGCTTCACATGGGCATCACGCCATTCGTGTGCCGCATGTGTGGAAAGAAGTACACGCGCAAGGACCAGCTGGAGTACCACATCCGCAAGCACACGGGAAACAAGCCCTTCCACTGTCATGTCTGCGGCAAGAGCTTCCCCTTCCAGGCTATCCTCAACCAGCATTTCCGCAAGAACCATCCAGGCTGCACGCCACACGAGGGCTCGCATAGCGCCTCACCtgaaaccaccaccaccaacaacaacaacgtcaACAACACAAACGCCAACGCTGCCACGCCACGCCGCACTCAGCATGATGACGACGACGAGTCTGAGGGAAACGGCACAGGAGCCAGAGGAGGAGCTTCATCTTTTGGAGAGGGAATACAACCGTCAGTCTCCACCACCGGGCCCGATTGA